In Leifsonia sp. ZF2019, a genomic segment contains:
- a CDS encoding DUF4190 domain-containing protein: MTDQNPNAYPPAAPAGYTPYPAQKSGTNVLAIIALVGAFIIPLAGVICGHIALSQIKRTGESGRGLALAGLIIGYVYIALIVLFTILAIVAGIAAASAGYSSYSY, from the coding sequence ATGACCGACCAGAACCCCAACGCCTACCCGCCCGCCGCGCCGGCCGGATACACGCCCTACCCGGCGCAGAAGAGCGGCACGAACGTGTTGGCGATCATCGCCCTCGTCGGCGCGTTCATCATCCCGCTCGCCGGCGTGATCTGCGGGCACATCGCCCTCAGCCAGATCAAGCGCACGGGTGAGAGCGGCCGCGGCCTGGCCCTCGCCGGCCTCATCATCGGCTACGTCTACATCGCCCTGATCGTGCTGTTCACGATCCTCGCGATCGTGGCCGGCATCGCAGCGGCGTCGGCGGGATACTCCAGCTACTCGTACTGA